A stretch of Arthrobacter sp. NEB 688 DNA encodes these proteins:
- a CDS encoding CoA pyrophosphatase, producing the protein MTPAPEWLTRLATRADVGDHPWFAQHPAPPQGARSSAVLVLFGPGPDGRTDVVLTERAHTLRSHPGQVSFPGGRTDPGDDGPVGTALREAQEEVGLAPEGVEVLAAYPALHLAPSGSAVTPVLGWWPRPVPVGVVDTAEVARVDRVAVEDLLDPRHRFTAVFGPYRGPGFEVDGLFVWGFTAMLLDTLLDLAGLTRPWDQGLERPLPDRVRSPWMRGAEDHLDPREIEDAP; encoded by the coding sequence ATGACCCCCGCACCCGAGTGGCTGACGCGGCTGGCCACCCGGGCCGACGTCGGTGACCACCCGTGGTTCGCACAGCACCCGGCGCCGCCGCAGGGCGCGCGCTCCTCGGCGGTCCTCGTCCTCTTCGGGCCCGGCCCGGACGGACGCACCGACGTCGTCCTCACCGAGCGGGCGCACACCCTGCGCTCGCACCCCGGTCAGGTCTCCTTCCCCGGGGGCCGCACCGACCCCGGTGACGACGGCCCGGTCGGCACCGCCCTGCGCGAGGCGCAGGAGGAGGTCGGGCTCGCGCCCGAGGGCGTCGAGGTGCTCGCGGCCTACCCCGCCCTGCACCTCGCGCCGAGCGGCAGCGCCGTGACGCCGGTGCTCGGCTGGTGGCCGCGCCCGGTGCCCGTCGGGGTCGTCGACACCGCGGAGGTCGCCCGCGTCGACCGGGTCGCGGTCGAGGACCTCCTCGACCCCCGCCACCGCTTCACCGCCGTCTTCGGGCCCTACCGCGGGCCCGGCTTCGAGGTCGACGGCCTCTTCGTCTGGGGATTCACCGCGATGCTCCTCGACACCCTGCTCGACCTCGCCGGCCTGACCCGGCCGTGGGACCAGGGGCTCGAGCGCCCGCTGCCGGACCGGGTGCGCTCGCCGTGGATGCGGGGGGCCGAGGACCACCTCGACCCACGCGAGATCGAGGACGCCCCGTGA
- a CDS encoding ArsA-related P-loop ATPase, whose amino-acid sequence MAAPPLARVLEGVRLHVVTGKGGVGKTTVASALGLALARQGRRVLLVEVENRQGISQTFGVPPLGTDEVRLVQDPSGGELWGLSVEAKAALLEYLQTFYKLGRAGGALERMGVVDFATTIAPGVRDVLLTGKVYEAVGRTTGGKRGQGSPVWDAVVLDAPPTGRVTRFLGVNEQVAGLARMGPIHQQAESITRMLRARSSLVHVVTLLEEMPVQETADAVAELSAAGFGVGAVVVNQVREPLLPPDLVERLASDPAGLEEQVRADLAAVGVRSGAKTVGGLLAEGADHAARLALEHELGAEVDGLGLPTVTLPALTTGTDDGGVGVLADELHEQGVR is encoded by the coding sequence ATGGCCGCTCCTCCTCTCGCGCGCGTCCTCGAGGGCGTCCGGCTGCACGTCGTCACCGGCAAGGGCGGCGTCGGCAAGACGACGGTCGCGAGCGCCCTCGGGCTCGCCCTGGCCCGGCAGGGCCGCCGCGTCCTGCTCGTCGAGGTCGAGAACCGGCAGGGCATCAGCCAGACCTTCGGGGTGCCGCCGCTCGGCACCGACGAGGTCCGTCTCGTCCAGGACCCCTCGGGCGGCGAGCTCTGGGGCCTCTCGGTCGAGGCCAAGGCCGCGCTGCTCGAGTACCTCCAGACGTTCTACAAGCTCGGCCGGGCCGGCGGGGCGCTCGAGCGGATGGGCGTCGTCGACTTCGCGACGACGATCGCGCCCGGCGTCCGCGACGTCCTGCTGACCGGCAAGGTCTACGAGGCGGTCGGCCGCACGACCGGGGGCAAGCGCGGCCAGGGCTCCCCCGTGTGGGACGCCGTCGTCCTCGACGCCCCGCCGACCGGCCGGGTCACCCGCTTCCTCGGGGTCAACGAGCAGGTCGCCGGCCTCGCGCGGATGGGCCCCATCCACCAGCAGGCCGAGTCCATCACCCGGATGCTGCGCGCCCGCAGCAGCCTCGTCCACGTCGTCACCCTCCTCGAGGAGATGCCCGTGCAGGAGACCGCCGACGCCGTCGCCGAGCTCTCGGCCGCGGGCTTCGGCGTCGGCGCCGTCGTCGTCAACCAGGTCCGCGAGCCGCTGCTGCCCCCGGACCTCGTCGAACGGCTGGCGAGCGACCCGGCCGGGCTCGAGGAGCAGGTGCGCGCGGACCTCGCCGCGGTCGGGGTGCGCTCCGGCGCGAAGACCGTCGGGGGCCTGCTCGCCGAGGGCGCCGACCACGCGGCCCGCCTCGCCCTCGAGCACGAGCTCGGCGCCGAGGTCGACGGGCTCGGGCTGCCGACCGTCACCCTCCCCGCCCTGACGACGGGCACCGACGACGGCGGGGTCGGCGTCCTCGCCGACGAGCTGCACGAGCAGGGGGTGCGCTGA
- the nth gene encoding endonuclease III, whose protein sequence is MPVRPSPAVRRAATGDESPVARTRRARRTYRALLERYPYAHCELDFETPLQLLVATVLSAQPTDVMVNTVTPTLFSRWPTAEALAAADRAEMEAVLRPTGFFRAKTNSVITLAQAVVERYGGEVPGRLEDLVTLPGVGRKTANVVLGNAFGVPGLTVDTHFGRLVRRWGWTQETDPVKVEADVAAIIPRSDWTMLSHVVIFHGRRTCFARKPACGACPVTRWCPSYGEGETDPEKATKLLRFELAPGAVLPDPPPGPLPDEG, encoded by the coding sequence GTGCCCGTCCGCCCCTCGCCCGCCGTCCGTCGCGCGGCCACCGGTGACGAGTCACCGGTCGCCCGCACCCGTCGCGCCCGCCGCACGTACCGGGCGCTCCTGGAGCGCTACCCGTACGCCCACTGCGAGCTCGACTTCGAGACCCCGCTCCAGCTCCTCGTCGCCACGGTGCTGTCGGCGCAGCCCACCGACGTCATGGTCAACACCGTGACGCCGACGCTCTTCTCGCGCTGGCCCACCGCCGAGGCGCTCGCGGCCGCCGACCGCGCCGAGATGGAGGCCGTCCTGCGGCCCACCGGTTTCTTCCGGGCCAAGACCAACTCGGTCATCACCCTCGCGCAGGCGGTCGTCGAGCGCTACGGCGGCGAGGTCCCCGGCCGGCTCGAGGACCTCGTGACGCTCCCCGGCGTCGGCCGCAAGACCGCGAACGTCGTGCTCGGCAACGCGTTCGGCGTCCCCGGGCTCACCGTCGACACCCACTTCGGCCGGCTCGTGCGCCGCTGGGGATGGACGCAGGAGACCGACCCGGTCAAGGTCGAGGCCGACGTCGCCGCGATCATCCCCAGGAGTGACTGGACGATGCTCAGCCACGTCGTCATCTTCCACGGCCGGCGCACCTGCTTCGCCCGCAAGCCCGCCTGCGGCGCCTGCCCGGTCACGCGCTGGTGTCCCTCCTACGGCGAGGGCGAGACCGACCCCGAGAAGGCCACGAAGCTCCTCAGGTTCGAGCTGGCCCCCGGCGCCGTCCTGCCCGACCCGCCCCCCGGCCCGCTGCCCGACGAGGGCTGA
- a CDS encoding RidA family protein: MGAVEDRIAALGLTLPEVVPPLAAYVPAVLDGSRVYVSGQVPFVEGVLPATGQVGELVGLVTPEKAQELAAVCALNAIAAIRSVVGDLDRVERIVKVTGFVASDPSFTGQPGVVNGASELFGKVFGDAGVHARSAVGVAALPLGAPVEVEVIAHVRD; encoded by the coding sequence GTGGGTGCCGTCGAGGACCGCATCGCCGCGCTCGGGCTGACGCTGCCCGAGGTCGTCCCGCCGCTCGCGGCCTACGTCCCGGCGGTGCTCGACGGCTCGCGCGTCTACGTCTCCGGGCAGGTGCCGTTCGTCGAGGGCGTGCTGCCCGCGACCGGCCAGGTCGGCGAGCTCGTCGGCCTCGTGACGCCCGAGAAGGCCCAGGAGCTCGCGGCGGTCTGCGCGCTCAACGCCATCGCGGCCATCCGCTCCGTCGTCGGCGACCTCGACCGTGTCGAGCGCATCGTCAAGGTCACCGGCTTCGTCGCCTCCGACCCCTCGTTCACCGGCCAGCCCGGTGTCGTCAACGGCGCCAGCGAGCTGTTCGGCAAGGTCTTCGGCGACGCCGGCGTCCACGCCCGCTCGGCCGTCGGGGTGGCCGCGCTGCCGCTCGGGGCGCCGGTCGAGGTCGAGGTCATCGCCCACGTCCGTGACTGA
- a CDS encoding prolyl oligopeptidase family serine peptidase, producing the protein MSDDVMSRSARQPDRTEVTGPEQTDVYDVFEPDPHRARGYTVALVHGGFWRPTHDRTHLGPLAEALSRDGFHVVNLEYPRPGMPGGGWPGTADALLANLAAAHADTDLPDAVVLVGHSAGGHLVTWLASEDRVPDLLGAVALGPVADLATADRLHLGDDAARAFLGGSPDEVPDAWAAADPGRLRLTAPVALVSGEHDDVVPPEVAQAYVATRTAEDAKATTALARGADHFDLVDPEHPAYLLLLAEVEELTLGRGGPHHPA; encoded by the coding sequence ATGAGCGACGACGTCATGAGCCGCAGCGCCCGACAGCCCGACCGCACCGAGGTGACCGGGCCGGAGCAGACCGACGTCTACGACGTGTTCGAGCCCGACCCGCACCGCGCCCGCGGCTACACGGTCGCCCTCGTCCACGGGGGCTTCTGGCGCCCGACCCACGACCGGACCCACCTCGGGCCGCTCGCCGAGGCGCTCTCGCGCGACGGCTTCCACGTCGTCAACCTCGAGTACCCGCGCCCGGGGATGCCCGGCGGCGGGTGGCCCGGCACCGCCGACGCCCTCCTCGCGAACCTCGCGGCGGCCCACGCCGACACCGACCTGCCCGACGCCGTCGTGCTCGTCGGCCACTCGGCCGGGGGCCATCTCGTGACGTGGCTCGCCTCCGAGGACCGCGTGCCCGACCTGCTCGGCGCCGTCGCGCTCGGACCCGTCGCCGACCTCGCGACCGCCGACCGCCTCCACCTCGGCGACGACGCCGCCCGCGCCTTCCTCGGCGGCTCGCCCGACGAGGTGCCGGACGCCTGGGCCGCCGCCGACCCCGGCCGCCTGCGCCTGACGGCCCCGGTCGCCCTCGTGAGCGGCGAGCACGACGACGTCGTGCCGCCCGAGGTCGCGCAGGCGTACGTGGCGACCCGCACCGCCGAGGACGCCAAGGCCACGACGGCCCTGGCCCGCGGCGCCGACCACTTCGACCTCGTCGACCCCGAGCACCCGGCCTACCTCCTCCTCCTCGCCGAGGTGGAGGAGCTCACCCTCGGCCGGGGTGGACCGCACCACCCGGCCTGA
- a CDS encoding MBL fold metallo-hydrolase, translated as MTLDGTNTWVLLEPGSTEAVVVDPGPHGDAHLRAVLDLVAARGARVALTVLTHGHHDHAEAAPRFAELSGAPTRAVGAGHDDLGDGDVLTVGGLELRVVATPGHTADSVSFALAADHALLTGDTVLGRGTTVVAHPDGELDAYLGSLERIAALTGDGAVTRILPGHGPVVPDAAAMVAFYRTHRAQRLEQVRQALLDGAAAEDDPVEGVLRRVYAEVSPDVWPAARMSIRAQLDHLGIPG; from the coding sequence ATGACCCTCGACGGCACGAACACCTGGGTGCTGCTCGAACCGGGCTCGACCGAGGCCGTCGTCGTCGACCCCGGGCCGCACGGCGACGCGCACCTGCGGGCCGTGCTCGACCTCGTCGCCGCCCGCGGCGCCCGGGTCGCGCTGACCGTCCTCACCCACGGCCACCACGACCACGCCGAGGCCGCGCCGCGCTTCGCCGAGCTGTCGGGCGCCCCGACGCGGGCGGTCGGCGCCGGGCACGACGACCTCGGCGACGGCGACGTGCTGACGGTCGGGGGGCTCGAGCTGCGGGTCGTCGCGACCCCGGGGCACACCGCCGACTCGGTGTCCTTCGCGCTGGCCGCGGACCACGCCCTGCTCACCGGCGACACCGTCCTCGGCCGCGGCACGACCGTCGTGGCGCACCCCGACGGCGAGCTCGACGCCTACCTCGGCTCGCTCGAGCGGATCGCCGCGCTCACCGGCGACGGCGCCGTGACGCGCATCCTGCCCGGGCACGGGCCGGTCGTCCCGGACGCCGCCGCGATGGTCGCGTTCTACCGGACGCACCGGGCGCAGCGCCTGGAGCAGGTCCGGCAGGCCCTGCTCGACGGTGCGGCCGCGGAGGACGACCCGGTCGAGGGCGTGCTGCGGCGCGTCTACGCCGAGGTGTCGCCGGACGTCTGGCCCGCCGCCCGGATGTCCATCCGGGCCCAGCTGGACCACCTCGGCATCCCCGGCTGA
- a CDS encoding transglycosylase domain-containing protein — protein MDGRAQNFPAVLRLLLGFVVLSTVAGLLLAGIAVPAIGASGQAAKSGVDFFNDLPGDFTVSPLAQQSKIVDAKNHVIANPYDENRIIVPLNKISKNMRNAQIAIEDARFYEHGGLDLRGFTRALVSNARTGSTQGASTLTQQFVKITLQEQALRAGDKEAAAAATAQTYSRKVQELKYAVNVEDNFTKDQILQGYLNLVYYGDQAYGVEAAALNYFGVHANKLSLGQAALLAGIVQQPTAYNPVLNPKQAQARRDVVLTRMQQLGFASAKDVAAAKKQQVKKMIKKKPVEGVCHRSSEPYFCAYVMAYLQHAPELSALGKTPEERLKRINQGGLTIRTSLDPEMQKTAQQQIEKAIPVGNKSNLGGAVSIVQPGTGRVLAMAQAADFDKDQTNVNVDQVYGGGPYGYQFGSTAKMFILVTALEQGMPLNGTINVPFATNKIDHVFDGPKVVGAPCGSNLPWKVGNDYPIGGGPMTLSEGISKSVNTWAAQLSIEVGPCNVQKTMTKMGLHQADGKPIEGTLSNVTLGSGVTTPLSLASAYATLAASGKYCTPNPIVSITTPDKKEIKVKGPECKQAISKEAADGAAYLLKGTLRPGGTADNFWDVSARPAAGKTGTTEKHNQAWFAGFTPQLSTVVWIGNVKVADKNGKFYSLNGKCFGSYGCFQEVFGGTVSVPVWTAIMKKITADMPAKDFPAPSAAAQRGNLEPIPNVYARNTGSATAILQGAGFGATVGQTISSNAPAGTVAGTSPSGSAMKGSTITLLVSSGPAAAPAVNVKPTQPVKQTRPPTRGKPKPGNTRPPGRG, from the coding sequence ATGGACGGACGTGCGCAGAACTTCCCGGCCGTGCTCAGGCTGCTCCTCGGTTTCGTCGTGCTGAGCACGGTGGCGGGCCTGCTGCTGGCGGGCATCGCCGTCCCCGCGATCGGCGCGAGCGGCCAGGCGGCCAAGAGCGGCGTCGACTTCTTCAACGACCTGCCGGGCGACTTCACGGTCTCCCCGCTGGCCCAGCAGTCGAAGATCGTCGACGCGAAGAACCACGTCATCGCCAACCCCTACGACGAGAACCGCATCATCGTCCCGCTGAACAAGATCTCGAAGAACATGCGCAACGCGCAGATCGCGATCGAGGACGCACGGTTCTACGAGCACGGCGGCCTCGACCTGCGCGGCTTCACCCGCGCGCTCGTCTCCAACGCCCGCACCGGCAGCACGCAGGGCGCCTCGACGCTGACCCAGCAGTTCGTCAAGATCACCCTCCAGGAGCAGGCGCTGCGCGCCGGCGACAAGGAGGCCGCGGCCGCCGCGACGGCGCAGACCTACTCCCGCAAGGTGCAGGAGCTCAAGTACGCGGTCAACGTCGAGGACAACTTCACCAAGGACCAGATCCTCCAGGGCTACCTCAACCTCGTCTACTACGGCGACCAGGCCTACGGCGTCGAGGCCGCGGCCCTCAACTACTTCGGCGTCCACGCGAACAAGCTCTCGCTCGGCCAGGCCGCCCTGCTCGCCGGCATCGTCCAGCAGCCCACCGCCTACAACCCGGTGCTCAACCCCAAGCAGGCCCAGGCCCGGCGCGACGTCGTGCTCACCCGGATGCAGCAGCTCGGCTTCGCCTCCGCCAAGGACGTGGCGGCGGCCAAGAAGCAGCAGGTCAAGAAGATGATCAAGAAGAAGCCGGTCGAGGGTGTCTGCCACCGCTCGTCCGAGCCCTACTTCTGCGCCTACGTCATGGCCTACCTCCAGCACGCCCCGGAGCTCTCCGCCCTCGGCAAGACCCCCGAGGAGCGCCTCAAGCGGATCAACCAGGGCGGCCTGACCATCCGCACCTCGCTCGACCCCGAGATGCAGAAGACCGCGCAGCAGCAGATCGAGAAGGCCATCCCGGTCGGCAACAAGAGCAACCTCGGCGGCGCCGTGTCCATCGTCCAGCCGGGCACCGGCCGGGTCCTCGCGATGGCCCAGGCGGCCGACTTCGACAAGGACCAGACGAACGTCAACGTCGACCAGGTCTACGGCGGCGGGCCCTACGGCTACCAGTTCGGGTCCACGGCGAAGATGTTCATCCTCGTCACCGCGCTCGAGCAGGGCATGCCCCTCAACGGCACGATCAACGTCCCCTTCGCGACGAACAAGATCGACCACGTCTTCGACGGCCCGAAGGTCGTCGGCGCCCCGTGCGGCTCGAACCTCCCGTGGAAGGTCGGCAACGACTACCCGATCGGTGGCGGTCCGATGACCCTCTCCGAGGGCATCTCGAAGTCGGTCAACACGTGGGCGGCGCAGCTGTCCATCGAGGTCGGCCCCTGCAACGTGCAGAAGACGATGACGAAGATGGGTCTGCACCAGGCCGACGGCAAGCCGATCGAGGGCACCCTGTCCAACGTCACCCTCGGCTCCGGGGTCACGACCCCGCTCAGCCTCGCCAGCGCCTACGCGACCCTCGCCGCGAGCGGCAAGTACTGCACCCCGAACCCGATCGTCTCCATCACGACCCCGGACAAGAAGGAGATCAAGGTCAAGGGGCCGGAGTGCAAGCAGGCCATCTCCAAGGAGGCCGCCGACGGCGCCGCCTACCTGCTCAAGGGCACGCTGCGCCCGGGCGGCACGGCCGACAACTTCTGGGACGTCAGCGCCCGCCCGGCCGCCGGCAAGACGGGCACGACCGAGAAGCACAACCAGGCGTGGTTCGCGGGCTTCACCCCGCAGCTGTCGACCGTCGTGTGGATCGGCAACGTCAAGGTGGCCGACAAGAACGGGAAGTTCTACTCGCTCAACGGCAAGTGCTTCGGCAGCTACGGCTGCTTCCAGGAGGTCTTCGGCGGCACGGTCTCGGTGCCGGTCTGGACGGCGATCATGAAGAAGATCACCGCGGACATGCCGGCCAAGGACTTCCCCGCGCCGAGCGCGGCGGCCCAGCGCGGCAACCTCGAGCCCATCCCCAACGTCTACGCCCGCAACACCGGGTCGGCGACGGCCATCCTCCAGGGCGCCGGCTTCGGGGCCACGGTCGGCCAGACGATCTCGAGCAACGCGCCCGCCGGCACCGTGGCGGGCACCTCCCCCTCGGGCTCGGCGATGAAGGGCTCGACGATCACGCTGCTCGTCTCCTCCGGCCCGGCAGCCGCGCCCGCGGTCAACGTCAAGCCGACCCAGCCGGTCAAGCAGACCAGGCCCCCGACCCGGGGCAAGCCCAAGCCCGGCAACACCAGGCCGCCGGGCAGGGGCTGA
- a CDS encoding DUF4177 domain-containing protein — MQKWEYATVPLIVHATKQILDQWGEDGWELVQVLAMPEGNLVAYLKRPRA; from the coding sequence ATGCAGAAGTGGGAGTACGCGACCGTACCGCTCATCGTCCACGCGACGAAGCAGATCCTCGACCAGTGGGGTGAGGACGGCTGGGAGCTCGTCCAGGTCCTCGCGATGCCCGAGGGCAACCTCGTGGCCTACCTCAAGCGCCCCCGGGCCTGA
- a CDS encoding Crp/Fnr family transcriptional regulator, which translates to MDHDVVRKAPLLSPLDDGAAEGLIAQMNPSRLERGDVLFHEGDQGDRLYVIGEGKIKLGRTSTDGRENLLAILGPGEMFGELSLFDPGPRTATATAVAETQLLSMGHEQLKDFLHERPGVALTLLSALARRLRRTNDVLADLVFTDVPGRVAKALLDLAKRFGRPVEEGVMVSHDLTQEELAQLVGASRETVNKALADFASRGWLRLEARAVLLMDVERLRRRAR; encoded by the coding sequence GTGGACCACGACGTCGTGCGCAAAGCCCCGCTCCTGTCCCCCCTCGACGACGGTGCGGCGGAGGGGCTCATCGCGCAGATGAACCCCTCGCGCCTCGAGCGCGGCGACGTCCTCTTCCACGAGGGCGACCAGGGCGACCGGCTCTACGTCATCGGCGAGGGCAAGATCAAGCTCGGCCGCACGAGCACCGACGGCCGCGAGAACCTCCTGGCCATCCTCGGCCCCGGCGAGATGTTCGGCGAGCTCTCGCTCTTCGACCCCGGGCCCCGCACGGCCACCGCGACCGCCGTCGCCGAGACGCAGCTGCTCTCGATGGGCCACGAGCAGCTCAAGGACTTCCTCCACGAGCGACCGGGTGTCGCGCTCACGCTGCTGAGCGCGCTGGCCCGCCGGCTGCGCCGTACCAACGACGTCCTGGCCGACCTCGTCTTCACCGACGTCCCCGGCCGCGTCGCGAAGGCGCTGCTCGACCTCGCCAAGCGCTTCGGCCGCCCGGTCGAGGAGGGCGTCATGGTCTCGCACGACCTGACCCAGGAGGAGCTCGCGCAGCTCGTCGGCGCCTCGCGCGAGACGGTCAACAAGGCGCTGGCCGACTTCGCCTCGCGCGGGTGGCTGCGCCTGGAGGCGCGGGCGGTCCTCCTCATGGACGTCGAGCGCCTGCGCCGCCGCGCGCGCTGA
- a CDS encoding ArsA family ATPase, translating to MAARTAADAFDVDALLADPATGIVVCCGSGGVGKTTTAAALGVRAAEAGRHVVVLTIDPARRLAQSLGLTALDNTPRPVEGVGVEAGGSLDAMMLDMKRTFDEVVLAHSTPEKAAQILENPFYQAVSSSFAGTQEYMAMEKLGQLRAQADADGTWDLVVVDTPPSRSALDFLDAPKRLGSFLDGRFIRLLMAPAKAGGRAYLKVFSVGANLAAATLSKVLGGQFLSDVQTFVAALDTMFGGFRERADVTYALLKEPSTAFVVVAAPERDALREAAYFVERLEAESMPLAGVVVNRMQQLAAPGLSGSRASAAAEQLEDRADDADTAAPGTGPTPALLRLHAAVAEVATRHEARVRRFVATHPGVPVRTVPAAATDIHDLDGLRAVGDALGG from the coding sequence ATGGCCGCGCGCACCGCCGCCGACGCGTTCGACGTCGACGCCCTCCTCGCCGACCCGGCCACCGGCATCGTCGTCTGCTGCGGCAGCGGCGGCGTCGGCAAGACGACGACGGCCGCGGCCCTCGGGGTGCGCGCCGCGGAGGCCGGGCGCCACGTCGTGGTCCTCACCATCGACCCGGCGCGCCGGCTCGCGCAGTCCCTCGGCCTCACGGCGCTCGACAACACCCCGCGCCCCGTCGAGGGCGTCGGGGTCGAGGCCGGTGGCTCGCTCGACGCGATGATGCTCGACATGAAGCGGACCTTCGACGAGGTCGTGCTCGCCCACTCGACCCCCGAGAAGGCCGCCCAGATCCTCGAGAACCCCTTCTACCAGGCGGTCTCCAGCTCGTTCGCCGGCACGCAGGAGTACATGGCGATGGAGAAGCTCGGCCAGCTGCGGGCGCAGGCCGACGCCGACGGCACGTGGGACCTCGTCGTCGTCGACACCCCGCCCTCGCGCTCGGCCCTGGACTTCCTCGACGCCCCGAAGCGCCTCGGCTCCTTCCTCGACGGCCGGTTCATCCGCCTGCTCATGGCCCCCGCGAAGGCCGGCGGGCGCGCCTACCTCAAGGTCTTCTCGGTCGGCGCCAACCTCGCGGCGGCGACCCTCTCGAAGGTCCTCGGCGGGCAGTTCCTCTCCGACGTCCAGACCTTCGTCGCCGCGCTCGACACGATGTTCGGCGGCTTCCGCGAGCGCGCCGACGTCACGTACGCCCTGCTCAAGGAGCCGTCGACGGCGTTCGTCGTCGTCGCCGCCCCCGAGCGCGACGCGCTGCGCGAGGCCGCCTACTTCGTCGAGCGCCTCGAGGCGGAGTCGATGCCCCTCGCCGGGGTCGTCGTCAACCGGATGCAGCAGCTCGCCGCGCCCGGCCTCAGCGGGTCGCGGGCGTCCGCCGCGGCCGAGCAGCTCGAGGACCGCGCCGACGACGCCGACACCGCCGCCCCGGGCACCGGCCCGACGCCGGCGCTGCTGCGGCTGCACGCCGCCGTCGCCGAGGTGGCGACCCGGCACGAGGCGCGGGTGCGCCGGTTCGTCGCGACCCATCCCGGCGTCCCGGTGCGGACGGTCCCGGCAGCCGCGACCGACATCCACGACCTCGACGGGCTGCGGGCGGTCGGCGACGCGCTCGGCGGCTGA
- a CDS encoding WhiB family transcriptional regulator: MSISPVTAPTEGQWVTEWAPLGKCAGSDPDALFVQGKAQRAAKVVCKGCPVVAECLADALDNRTEFGVWGGMTERERRALLRRRPDVRSWTALLSAAKSRGAEGAIA; encoded by the coding sequence ATGAGCATCTCACCGGTGACGGCCCCGACCGAGGGCCAGTGGGTCACGGAGTGGGCGCCGCTCGGCAAGTGCGCCGGCAGCGACCCCGACGCGCTCTTCGTCCAGGGCAAGGCGCAGCGCGCCGCCAAGGTCGTGTGCAAGGGCTGCCCGGTCGTGGCCGAGTGCCTGGCCGACGCGCTCGACAACCGCACCGAGTTCGGTGTGTGGGGCGGCATGACCGAGCGGGAGCGTCGCGCCCTGCTGCGCCGCCGCCCCGACGTGCGCTCGTGGACGGCCCTGCTGTCCGCCGCCAAGTCCCGTGGCGCCGAGGGCGCCATCGCCTGA
- a CDS encoding NUDIX domain-containing protein has protein sequence MTERTVLRRPVEDVGLLERAQAWVAAGASEGAEPRPAATVMLVRDTDAGPEVYVQRRVATMAFAPSMVVFPGGRVDPADAGLDPATPGLADLASHLGVTPQEAAPFAAAAVREVEEECGVRIEVAALRGRGHWITPAFEPRRYDTWILAAGMPEGQEAGETSGESDGGGWARASVLLERAERGEVRMMPPQVWALEALDRFDSAAAFLADRPDIRRVVPVLEQDPDGTLVLVTAL, from the coding sequence GTGACTGAGCGGACCGTGCTCCGCCGGCCGGTGGAGGACGTCGGGCTGCTCGAGCGCGCGCAGGCGTGGGTGGCCGCCGGGGCGTCCGAGGGCGCCGAGCCGCGCCCCGCCGCGACCGTGATGCTCGTGCGCGACACCGACGCCGGGCCCGAGGTGTACGTCCAGCGGCGCGTGGCGACGATGGCCTTCGCGCCGTCGATGGTCGTCTTCCCCGGCGGGCGGGTCGACCCCGCCGACGCCGGCCTCGACCCCGCGACCCCCGGGCTCGCCGACCTCGCGTCCCACCTCGGGGTGACGCCGCAGGAGGCGGCGCCCTTCGCGGCGGCCGCCGTCCGCGAGGTCGAGGAGGAGTGCGGCGTGCGCATCGAGGTCGCGGCCCTGCGCGGGCGCGGCCACTGGATCACGCCGGCCTTCGAGCCGCGGCGCTACGACACGTGGATCCTCGCCGCCGGGATGCCCGAGGGCCAGGAGGCCGGTGAGACGAGCGGCGAGAGCGACGGCGGCGGATGGGCCCGCGCGTCGGTGCTGCTCGAGCGCGCCGAGCGGGGCGAGGTCCGGATGATGCCGCCGCAGGTCTGGGCCCTCGAGGCGCTCGACCGCTTCGACTCCGCCGCGGCCTTCCTCGCCGACCGTCCCGACATCCGGCGCGTCGTGCCGGTGCTCGAGCAGGACCCGGACGGCACGCTCGTCCTCGTCACCGCCCTCTGA